A genomic stretch from Thermoflexus sp. includes:
- the cofE gene encoding coenzyme F420-0:L-glutamate ligase, with protein sequence MISSEGKPITLFPLEGLPIIRPGDDLVALLAEALRRWGGPQAGDVLVVAQKIVSKAEGRFVRLSEVTPSPRALELARITGKDPRLLEVILWDTAEVLRARPGLIIVEHRLGFICANAGVDRSNVAPEGEEIVLRLPEDPDGSARRIREGIQRRFGVDIGVVIADSHGRAHRKGVIGVAIGVSGLPALEDWRGRPDLFGYVLQHTEVALGDLLASAATLLLGQAAEGIPAVLIRGVPFTPRESSARELVRGRADDLFR encoded by the coding sequence ATGATTTCGTCCGAAGGGAAACCGATTACCCTGTTTCCCCTGGAAGGACTGCCCATCATCCGTCCTGGCGATGATCTGGTCGCTCTGCTGGCAGAGGCGTTGCGCCGCTGGGGAGGGCCGCAGGCGGGAGATGTGCTGGTGGTGGCGCAGAAAATCGTTTCGAAAGCGGAAGGCCGGTTCGTTCGCCTCTCCGAAGTGACCCCCTCTCCGCGCGCGCTGGAGCTGGCCCGGATCACGGGCAAGGATCCCCGCCTGCTGGAAGTCATCCTCTGGGACACCGCTGAGGTGCTCCGGGCGCGGCCGGGATTGATCATCGTCGAGCACCGCCTGGGGTTCATCTGCGCCAACGCCGGCGTGGATCGCTCGAATGTGGCCCCCGAGGGGGAAGAGATCGTCCTCCGCCTGCCGGAGGATCCGGACGGCTCCGCCCGGCGGATCCGGGAGGGGATCCAGCGCCGGTTCGGCGTGGATATCGGCGTGGTGATCGCGGATAGCCATGGCCGGGCGCACCGAAAGGGGGTGATCGGTGTGGCCATCGGGGTCAGCGGCCTCCCGGCGCTGGAAGACTGGCGAGGGCGTCCGGATCTCTTCGGCTACGTCCTGCAGCACACGGAGGTCGCGCTGGGGGATCTGCTGGCCTCGGCGGCGACCCTGTTGCTGGGCCAGGCGGCCGAGGGCATCCCCGCCGTTCTGATCCGAGGCGTTCCCTTCACCCCCCGGGAGAGCTCCGCCCGCGAGCTGGTACGGGGGC
- the npdG gene encoding NADPH-dependent F420 reductase has translation MDFRPRIAVLGGTGKEGSGLALRWARAGFPVAIGSRDPERARHAAERLRAIVPLAELIGLANADAAAWGEVVVIAVPYEGHASILQALRDILARKLIIDVVVPLDPGNPRRYAPPPDGSATAEAQRILGPETPVVGAFHNISHFHLHDLDEVPECDVLVVGDHREAKARAIALAEAIGLTAYDAGPLANAPIIEGLTAVLIGLNIRYKGKGAGIRITGISRKSG, from the coding sequence ATGGATTTCCGTCCACGCATTGCGGTCTTGGGGGGGACGGGCAAGGAGGGCTCCGGATTGGCGCTCCGCTGGGCCCGGGCGGGTTTCCCGGTGGCCATCGGCTCCCGGGATCCCGAACGGGCCCGTCACGCCGCGGAGCGCCTGCGGGCGATCGTTCCGCTCGCGGAACTGATCGGCCTCGCGAACGCGGATGCGGCGGCCTGGGGCGAGGTCGTGGTGATCGCCGTCCCTTATGAAGGCCACGCGTCGATCCTCCAGGCTCTTCGGGATATCCTGGCCCGCAAGCTGATCATCGATGTGGTGGTCCCGCTGGATCCCGGCAATCCTCGCCGTTATGCTCCACCGCCGGATGGCTCGGCCACCGCCGAAGCCCAGCGGATCCTGGGCCCTGAAACCCCCGTGGTAGGGGCCTTTCATAATATTTCTCATTTCCACCTGCACGATCTGGATGAGGTCCCGGAATGCGATGTGCTGGTGGTGGGGGATCATCGGGAGGCCAAAGCCCGGGCCATCGCCCTCGCCGAAGCCATCGGGCTCACCGCCTACGACGCAGGTCCCCTGGCGAACGCGCCCATCATCGAAGGGCTCACCGCCGTGCTGATCGGGCTCAACATCCGCTATAAAGGGAAGGGCGCAGGGATCCGGATCACAGGGATTTCGAGGAAGAGCGGATGA
- the tgt gene encoding tRNA guanosine(34) transglycosylase Tgt — protein MPQEGFRFVVLARDGRARAGFLDTPHGRIPTPCFAPVGTQGAVKTVPAWDLEALGARLILANTYHLYLRPGDERIARLGGLHRFMGWNGPILTDSGGFQIFSLQGLREVDDEGVTFRSHLDGSLHRFTPEKAIRIQENLGADLIMCLDECPPPMDYDYNVKALERTHRWAERCRAAHTRRDQALFGIVQGGVFEDLRTRSARFLIGLDFPGYAIGGLSVGEPKPFTYRTLELMDALLPEEKPRYLMGVGTLVDFVEAVARGVDLFDCVMPTRVARHGTAITRDGRLNLRNAIYAEDPRPIDEACGCPTCRRFSRAYLRHLFNVGEPLAMYLTTLHNLYTMFRFMEEMRQAIIEERFADFRAAVLEAQAALAPDPEQGMPG, from the coding sequence ATGCCGCAGGAGGGCTTTCGGTTCGTGGTGCTGGCCCGCGACGGACGGGCGCGGGCGGGGTTTCTGGATACGCCCCATGGGCGCATTCCCACGCCGTGTTTCGCCCCGGTGGGCACTCAGGGGGCCGTGAAGACCGTGCCCGCATGGGACCTCGAAGCCCTGGGCGCCCGCCTGATCCTGGCGAACACCTACCATCTGTATCTGCGGCCCGGCGATGAGCGGATCGCCCGCCTGGGCGGGCTCCACCGCTTTATGGGCTGGAACGGGCCCATCCTCACCGACAGCGGTGGCTTCCAGATCTTCAGCCTGCAGGGGCTGCGGGAAGTGGACGATGAGGGCGTCACCTTCCGCTCCCACCTGGATGGATCCCTCCATCGGTTCACCCCGGAGAAGGCCATCCGCATCCAGGAGAACCTGGGGGCGGATCTGATCATGTGTCTCGATGAATGCCCCCCACCGATGGATTACGATTACAACGTGAAGGCCCTGGAGCGGACCCATCGCTGGGCGGAACGCTGCCGGGCTGCCCACACGCGAAGGGACCAGGCCCTCTTCGGCATTGTGCAGGGCGGGGTCTTCGAAGATCTGCGGACCCGGAGCGCGCGCTTCCTGATCGGCCTGGATTTCCCCGGCTACGCCATCGGAGGGTTGTCGGTGGGCGAGCCCAAGCCTTTCACCTACCGCACGCTGGAGCTCATGGACGCCCTGCTGCCGGAGGAGAAGCCCCGGTATCTCATGGGCGTGGGGACCCTGGTGGATTTTGTCGAAGCGGTAGCGCGGGGGGTGGATCTCTTCGATTGCGTGATGCCCACCCGGGTGGCCCGGCATGGGACAGCGATCACGCGGGATGGGCGTCTGAACCTGCGGAACGCCATCTATGCGGAGGATCCTCGTCCGATCGATGAGGCATGCGGATGCCCGACCTGCAGGCGGTTCTCCCGCGCCTACCTGCGGCACCTGTTCAACGTGGGGGAGCCCCTGGCGATGTATCTGACCACGCTGCATAACTTGTATACGATGTTCCGGTTCATGGAGGAAATGCGCCAGGCGATCATAGAGGAACGCTTCGCGGACTTCCGAGCCGCCGTGCTGGAGGCCCAGGCCGCCCTCGCGCCGGATCCAGAGCAGGGGATGCCAGGTTGA